In Drosophila bipectinata strain 14024-0381.07 chromosome 2R, DbipHiC1v2, whole genome shotgun sequence, one genomic interval encodes:
- the Pfk gene encoding ATP-dependent 6-phosphofructokinase isoform X6: MHLKKFQVLSKFQTFSIRASRSTPKLHHLDKTINRYYVTFCSSHEFRLDNKLVPQKFDIEWIRLSHKGDSHGNDIFKLRLYLTRPKRNLEHFSKVRNVKIVNGNQFRKASNDWKNKLDKGVIWDEDGCISEVHRIPGTVDRSEEIKTKRPKREKDKGLAVFTSGGDSQGMNAAVRACVRMAIYLGCKAYFIREGYQGMVDGGDCIQEANWASVSSIIHRGGTIIGSARCQDFRERAGRLKAANNLIQRGITNLVVIGGDGSLTGANLFRQEWSSLLEELVKNGTITPEQQEKFGVLHIVGLVGSIDNDFCGTDMTIGTDTALHRIIEAIDAISSTAYSHQRTFIMEVMGRHCGYLSVVAGVISEADYVFLPEYPPPQDWPDRLVLKLEQASPSYNGYLLNVHHLDRF; encoded by the exons ATGCATTTAAAGAAATTCCAAGTGTTATCCAAATTTCAAACTTT CTCGATACGGGCCAGTCGTTCGACGCCAAAATTGCACCATTTGGACAAAACTATTAACCGATATTATGTAACTTTTTGTTCAAGCCATGAATTCCGTCTCGATAACAAG TTAGTTCCTCAAAAATTTGACATTGAATGGATACGATTGAGTCACAAAGGCGATAGTCACGGTAacgatatttttaaacttaggCTTTATCTGACCAGGCCGAAACGAAATCttgaacatttttcaaaagttcgaAATGTCAAAATCGTCAATGGAAATCAGTTTAGAAAGGCATCTAACGACTGGAAAAATAAATTGGACAAAGGGGTAATATGGGATGAGGATGGCTGTATCTCAGAGGTGCATCGTATACCGGGGACGGTTGATAGATCTGaagaaattaaaactaaacggCCCAAAAGAGAG AAGGACAAGGGATTGGCTGTCTTCACCAGCGGCGGGGATTCCCAGGGCATGAATGCCGCTGTACGAGCCTGTGTTCGTATGGCCATCTACCTCGGCTGCAAG GCCTACTTCATTCGCGAGGGCTACCAGGGCATGGTTGATGGTGGCGACTGCATCCAGGAAGCCAACTGGGCCTCGGTGTCCTCCATTATTCATCGTGGTGGCACCATCATTGGCTCCGCCCGTTGCCAGGACTTCCGTGAGCGTGCCGGCCGACTAAAGGCTGCCAATAATTTGATCCAGCGTGGAATTACCAACTTGGTGGTGATTGGTGGTGATGGTTCCCTCACCGGCGCCAATCTGTTCCGTCAGGAGTGGTCCAGCCTGTTGGAGGAACTGGTCAAGAACGGCACCATCACCCCCGAACAGCAGGAGAAGTTCGGTGTCCTGCACATTGTGGGATTG GTGGGCTCAATCGATAACGATTTCTGCGGCACGGACATGACCATTGGTACGGATACGGCTCTGCACAGGATTATTGAGGCTATCGATGCCATTTCCAGCACTGCCTACTCCCATCAGCGTACATTCATCATGGAGGTGATGGGTCGTCATTGTGG aTATCTGTCAGTGGTAGCTGGCGTTATCTCTGAGGCAGATTACGTATTTCTGCCGGAGTATCCCCCGCCGCAAGACTGGCCCGATCGACTTGTCCTCAAGTTGGAACAGGCAAGCCCCTCCTACAACGGATATCTGTTGAATGTCCACCATCTTGATCGATTTTAG
- the Pfk gene encoding ATP-dependent 6-phosphofructokinase isoform X5 yields the protein MNSEINQRFLARGSQKDKGLAVFTSGGDSQGMNAAVRACVRMAIYLGCKAYFIREGYQGMVDGGDCIQEANWASVSSIIHRGGTIIGSARCQDFRERAGRLKAANNLIQRGITNLVVIGGDGSLTGANLFRQEWSSLLEELVKNGTITPEQQEKFGVLHIVGLVGSIDNDFCGTDMTIGTDTALHRIIEAIDAISSTAYSHQRTFIMEVMGRHCGYLALVGGLACEADFIFIPEMPPKVDWPDRLCSQLAQERSAGQRLNIVIVAEGAMDREGHPITAEDVKKVIDERLKHDARITVLGHVQRGGNPSAFDRILGCRMGAEATLALMEATKESVPVVISLDGNQAVRVPLMECVQRTQAVALAMKEKRWADAVKLRGRSFERNLETYKMLTRLKPPKENFDAQGKGIEGYRLAVMHIGAPACGMNAAVRSFVRNAIYRGDVVYGINDGVEGLIAGNVRELGWSDVSGWVGQGGAYLGTKRTLPEGKFKEIAARLKEFKIQGLLIIGGFESYHAAGQIADQRDNYPQFCIPIVVIPSTISNNVPGTEFSLGCDTGLNEITEICDRIRQSAQGTKRRVFVIETMGGYCGYLATLAGLAGGADAAYIYEEKFSIKDLQQDVYHMASKMAEGVARGLILRNEKASENYTTDFIYRLYSEEGKGLFTCRMNILGHMQQGGSPTPFDRNMGTKMAAKCVDWLATQIKANIDANGVVNCKSPETATLLGIVSRQYRFSPLVDLIAETNFDQRIPKKQWWLRLRPLLRILAKHDSAYEEEGMYITVEEECDTDAVA from the exons ATGAATTCTGAAATTAATCAACGATTCCTGGCGCGTGGATCGCAGAAGGACAAGGGATTGGCTGTCTTCACCAGCGGCGGGGATTCCCAGGGCATGAATGCCGCTGTACGAGCCTGTGTTCGTATGGCCATCTACCTCGGCTGCAAG GCCTACTTCATTCGCGAGGGCTACCAGGGCATGGTTGATGGTGGCGACTGCATCCAGGAAGCCAACTGGGCCTCGGTGTCCTCCATTATTCATCGTGGTGGCACCATCATTGGCTCCGCCCGTTGCCAGGACTTCCGTGAGCGTGCCGGCCGACTAAAGGCTGCCAATAATTTGATCCAGCGTGGAATTACCAACTTGGTGGTGATTGGTGGTGATGGTTCCCTCACCGGCGCCAATCTGTTCCGTCAGGAGTGGTCCAGCCTGTTGGAGGAACTGGTCAAGAACGGCACCATCACCCCCGAACAGCAGGAGAAGTTCGGTGTCCTGCACATTGTGGGATTG GTGGGCTCAATCGATAACGATTTCTGCGGCACGGACATGACCATTGGTACGGATACGGCTCTGCACAGGATTATTGAGGCTATCGATGCCATTTCCAGCACTGCCTACTCCCATCAGCGTACATTCATCATGGAGGTGATGGGTCGTCATTGTGG tTATTTAGCTCTTGTGGGAGGACTGGCGTGTGAGGCGGATTTCATATTCATTCCCGAAATGCCGCCCAAGGTCGACTGGCCAGACAGGCTCTGCTCCCAGCTGGCCCAG GAGCGCTCGGCTGGCCAGCGCCTGAACATTGTTATCGTGGCCGAGGGTGCCATGGATCGGGAGGGACATCCCATCACCGCCGAGGATGTCAAGAAGGTGATCGATGAGCGTCTGAAGCACGACGCCCGTATCACTGTCCTGGGTCACGTGCAACGCGGAGGCAATCCCAGTGCTTTCGATCGTATTTTG GGCTGCCGCATGGGTGCTGAGGCCACTTTGGCTCTAATGGAGGCCACCAAGGAGTCAGTGCCAGTGGTAATTTCCCTCGACGGCAACCAGGCCGTACGTGTGCCCCTGATGGAGTGCGTCCAGCGCACCCAGGCCGTGGCCTTGGCCATGAAGGAGAAACGCTGGGCGGACGCCGTCAAGCTGCGTGGCCGCTCCTTCGAGCGCAACCTCGAGACCTATAAGATGTTGACGCGCCTGAAGCCCCCCAAGGAGAACTTTGATGCCCAAGGCAAGGGCATCGAGGGCTACCGCCTAGCCGTGATGCACATCGGTGCCCCGGCCTGTGGCATGAACGCCGCTGTCCGCAGCTTTGTGCGCAATGCCATCTACCGTGGCGATGTCGTCTATGGTATCAACGATGGTGTGGAGGGTCTCATTGCCGGAAATGTCCGCGAGCTGGGCTG GTCGGATGTCTCTGGATGGGTGGGCCAGGGTGGCGCCTACTTAGGCACCAAGCGCACCCTGCCCGAGGGCAAGTTCAAGGAGATTGCCGCTCGCCTCAAGGAGTTCAAGATCCAGGGTCTCCTCATCATTGGTGGCTTCGAGAGCTACCATGCCGCCGGACAGATTGCCGATCAGCGGGACAACTACCCGCAGTTCTGCATCCCCATTGTGGTCATTCCCTCGACCATTTCGAATAATGTACCCGGAACAGAGTTCTCTCTGGGCTGCGACACCGGTCTGAACGAGATCACCGAGATCTGTGACCGCATTCGGCAATCCGCTCAGGGCACCAAGCGTCGTGTCTTCGTTATCGAGACAATGGGTGGCTATTGCGGCTACCTGGCCACTTTGGCCGGCTTGGCTGGTGGTGCTGATGCCGCCTACATCTACGAGGAGAAATTTTCCATCAAGGACCTGCAACAGGATGTCTACCACATGGCCTCCAAAATGGCCGAGGGTGTGGCACGCGGTCTCATCCTGCGCAACGAGAAGGCCAGCGAGAACTATACCACGGACTTCATTTACCGCCTGTATTCGGAGGAGGGCAAGGGCTTGTTCACCTGCCGCATGAACATTCTGGGTCATATGCAACAGGGTGGTTCCCCCACTCCCTTCGACCGCAACATGGGCACCAAAATGGCAGCCAAGTGCGTGGACTGGTTGGCCACCCAGATCAAGGCCAACATCGATGCCAACGGTGTCGTCAACTGCAAATCCCCCGAGACCGCCACACTTCTGGGTATTGTGTCCCGCCAGTACCGCTTCTCGCCGTTGGTGGATCTCATTGCCGAGACCAACTTTGA CCAACGCATACCCAAGAAGCAGTGGTGGCTGCGTCTCCGTCCCCTGCTGCGGATCCTGGCCAAGCACGATTCCGCCTACGAGGAGGAGGGTATGTACATCACCGTCGAGGAGGAGTGTGACACCGATGCCGTCGCCTAA